The Castanea sativa cultivar Marrone di Chiusa Pesio chromosome 11, ASM4071231v1 genome contains a region encoding:
- the LOC142616039 gene encoding uncharacterized protein LOC142616039, producing the protein MSFNEEDARGVKQPHNDPLVITLTIEGFNTKRILVDNGSSTDNMHLPAFQHLKLDPGRLCPFDSPLVNFNGDRVYPKGIVTLKVTVGTYPRQLTRQMDFLVVDCPSSYNVIIGRPTLNRWKAATSTYCLKVKFPIEDGVGEVKGDQVLARECYQVVLATKENHTWTIEEENEDKVKALEAVELVKGETAKMTRIGTTLSPEMRTKLIQFLRENLDVFAWIHEDMPGISPKVIQHKLNVDPGRNPIQQRQ; encoded by the coding sequence ATGTCATTCAACGAAGAGGATGCTCGAGGAGTGAAGCAGCCACATAATGACCCCTTGGTTATAACGCTCACAATCGAAGGGTTTAATACCAAGAGGATCCTTGTAGACAACGGCAGCTCCACAGACAACATGCACTTACCGGCCTTCCAGCACCTGAAGCTAGATCCAGGGAGATTGTGCCCATTTGACTCCCCCCTCGTCAACTTCAATGGGGACAGGGTATACCCCAAGGGCATAGTGACGCTAAAAGTCACGGTAGGGACCTACCCGAGGCAACTAACCCGTCAAATGGACTTCCTGGTGGTAGATTGCCCCTCCTCATATAATGTAATCATTGGAAGGCCTACGCTTAACCGGTGGAAGGCGGCtacgtccacctactgcctaaaggTGAAATTCCCAATTGAGGATGGTGTCGGTGAGGTGAAAGGGGATCAAGTCTTAGCTAGGGAATGCTACCAGGTTGTGCTAGCTACAAAGGAAAACCATACGTGGACAATTGAGGAGGAAAATGAAGACAAAGTAAAAGCTTTGGAAGCAGTGGAACTCGTCAAAGGAGAGACTGCCAAGATGACGAGGATAGGAACAACCTTAAGCCCCGAGATGAGGACAAAACTCATTCAATTCCTCAGGGAAAACCTGGATGTCTTCGCATGGATTCACGAGGATATGCCCGGTATATCACCAAAGGTCATCCAACACAAGCTGAACGTGGATCCTGGGAGAAATCCCATCCAACAAAGACAATGA
- the LOC142617274 gene encoding G-type lectin S-receptor-like serine/threonine-protein kinase CES101, with the protein MSTDVHLKFLFLLFFSSSSWDSHAQHVPGVAARNSLKTGDTLNSSSSLNSPNGWFMLQFYPWPAAFGTTNYTYLAIFRTFDSRLVWYTSQGIPITNDFDQLTLENNAGSLEIRRHGGNPIELSSSPQPTNNTVASLLDSGDFVFNEVYSNGSKKRVLWKSFDYPGKVLLPGMKLGVNYRTGQNWSMTAWLTDDYPVSGAFTLEYSGHQLIIRRRGVVYWKSGKMRDNEFENISPKVTSMYHFIVVSNGNEESFSFMSKNGSQESRWLFSSTGQLLGDDPQPIAQADKCDGYNIDGGCQRWNQPLCRHHHKYGYTVELNRGFFVSEDDSSYNISDTNLGISDCKVSCWGNCNCVAYTSLFANRTGCKFWTNMSNFVPSDLTYLDVVYILSPKLSHSGKNKWVWISIAISASALLVTFFCMLCYRRRRRTVELQGVDNEIQDEDRLLSLVISERSINANEIPNDRKKVPDINVYSYECISTATNNFSLESKLGEGGFGPVYMGKLPTNQKIAVKRLSRNSGQGIIEFKNELILISRLQHINLVKLLGCCIFGEERMLIYEYMPNKSLDYFLFDSNRSKLLDWKKRFNIIEGIAQGLIYLHKYSRLRVIHRDLKASNILLDENMNPKISDFGMARIFKLNELEANTNRIVGTYGYMSPEYAMEGVFSTKSDVYSFGILMLEIVSGRRSNSFYHSNDALNLVGYVWGLWQADKGLDLVDPTISDSCVKYQVLRCIQVSLLCVEDGAIDRPTMSDMLSMLTNESTKLPLPKKPAFSIARKQIEANIPNKESNIYTTNGLSISDMDAR; encoded by the exons ATGTCTACCGACGTACACCTTAAATTTCTGTTCTTGCTCTTCTTCTCATCCTCCTCGTGGGATTCACATGCTCAACATGTACCTGGTGTTGCAGCTCGTAATAGTCTCAAAACTGGCGATACGCTCAATTCCTCAAGTTCACTAAATTCTCCAAATGGGTGGTTCATGTTGCAGTTCTACCCGTGGCCTGCTGCATTTGGTACTACTAACTACACATACTTAGCGATTTTCAGAACTTTTGATTCGCGTTTAGTATGGTATACAAGTCAAGGTATTCCAATAACCAATGACTTTGACCAACTCACCCTGGAGAACAATGCAGGATCATTGGAAATCAGGCGCCATGGTGGCAATCCTATAGAGCTATCCTCTTCTCCTCAACCTACCAATAACACTGTGGCTTCTTTATTGGATTCTGGCGATTTTGTCTTCAATGAAGTGTACTCCAATGGATCTAAGAAGCGGGTGTTATGGAAAAGTTTTGATTATCCAGGGAAAGTGTTGTTGCCTGGTATGAAATTAGGGGTAAACTACAGAACTGGTCAAAATTGGTCAATGACAGCATGGTTAACTGACGACTACCCAGTTTCAGGGGCTTTCACTCTTGAATATTCGGGACACCAACTGATCATTCGGCGACGCGGCGTGGTTTATTGGAAGAGTGGGAAAATGAGAGACAACGAATTTGAGAATATTTCACCAAAAGTAACATCCATGTATCATTTCATCGTTGTATCAAATGGAAATGAAGAATCATTCTCTTTCATGTCCAAAAATGGAAGCCAGGAATCGCGGTGGTTATTTTCTTCAACAGGGCAATTACTTGGTGATGACCCGCAACCCATAGCCCAAGCAGATAAATGTGATGGCTACAACATTGATGGAGGCTGTCAAAGGTGGAACCAGCCACTGTGTAGGCACCACCATAAATATGGCTACACAGTTGAACTTAATCGTGGTTTTTTTGTGTCTGAAGATGATTCAAGCTACAATATCTCAGATACAAATCTTGGCATCAGTGATTGTAAAGTTAGCTGCTGGGGCAACTGTAACTGTGTGGCTTATACTTCTCTATTTGCAAATAGAACTGGATGCAAATTTTGGACAAATATGTCCAACTTCGTTCCAAGCGACTTGACATATTTAGATGTTGTCTATATTCTATCTCCAAAGCTTTCTCACAGCG GAAAAAATAAGTGGGTATGGATTAGCATTGCCATTAGTGCCTCTGCTCTACTTGTGACTTTTTTCTGTATGTTGTGTTATCGACGAAGAAGGAGAACAGTCGAACTCCAAG GGGTCGATAATGAAATACAGGATGAAGATCGATTGCTTAGTTTAGTGATTTCAGAGAGATCTATTAATGCGAATGAGATTCCAAATGATAGAAAGAAGGTGCCTGATATAAATGTATATAGCTATGAATGTATTTCAACTGCCACAAACAACTTCTCATTAGAAAGCAAGCTTGGAGAAGGGGGCTTTGGACCAGTTTACATG GGAAAATTGCCAACAAATCAAAAAATAGCGGTGAAAAGACTGTCAAGAAATTCGGGACAAGGAATAATTGAGTTCAAGAACGAGTTGATACTCATATCTAGACTCCAACATATCAATCTTGTTAAGCTTTTGGGTTGTTGCATTTTTGGAGAGGAAAGGATGTTAATCTATGAATACATGCCCAACAAAAGTTTGGACTACTTTTTATTTG ATTCAAATAGAAGCAAGCTACTAGATTGGAAGAAGCGTTTCAATATAATTGAAGGAATTGCTCAAGGATTGATCTATCTACATAAATATTCAAGGTTGAGAGTAATTCATAGAGATTTAAAAGCTAGCAACATACTTCTCGATGAAAATATGAATCCGAAGATTTCTGATTTCGGCATGGCAAGAATTTTCAAACTAAATGAACTCGAGGCAAATACTAATAGAATTGTTGGGACGTA TGGTTACATGTCTCCTGAGTATGCTATGGAGGGTGTGTTCTCTACAAAATCTGATGTTTATAGCTTTGGTATTTTAATGCTTGAAATCGTGAGCGGGAGAAGAAGCAACAGCTTCTATCATTCCAATGACGCGCTCAATCTTGTTGGATAT GTGTGGGGTTTATGGCAAGCAGATAAAGGACTAGACCTAGTTGATCCCACAATAAGTGATTCATGTGTTAAATATCAAGTATTGAGATGCATTCAAGTCAGTCTCTTATGCGTGGAAGATGGTGCAATTGATCGCCCTACTATGTCAGATATGCTATCGATGTTAACAAATGAAAGTACAAAATTGCCTTTACCTAAAAAACCAGCATTTTCTATTGCAAGGAAACAAATTGAGGCAAATATTCCTAACAAGGAATCGAATATTTATACAACGAATGGGTTGTCCATTTCTGATATGGACGCCCGATAG
- the LOC142617275 gene encoding G-type lectin S-receptor-like serine/threonine-protein kinase At1g67520, translated as MNNIVQIIRLVFVLFFPCLPTLHALPWIYVPSAEMSSAGDSLNPGDTLNFSTYIVSAKRTFALGFFKRIESATQNSYLAISEIADQSRGFNLFVWFGSRVNPIVNNSGMLTLDNKGTLKVVHQGGDPILLFSAPQPTVNTVATLLDSGNFILKEVHLNGSLKQVLWQSFDYLADTLLPGMKLGVNYRTGQTWSLTSWLTEHIPVPGAFTLEWDPNGLELVIKQRGVVHWKSGVLRDNQFENISPDITSMYEFNVVSNQDEQSFSFMYKNQSQKLQYWLLLSIGQLQDDVQAAIARADKCDGYNIDGGCQRWNQPVCRHHGDTLVLNRGHFVSEYDSSSYISDANLGFSDCEATCWGNCSCVAFNNLFENSTGCKFWTNISNFVANDWPYSELVYILSPIKPSHSGKEKWIWIGTGITFAFVILACIVCYLLRKKKAVLQGNKGTDEEMELFNLVTTDRSIDVNEVPNDRKKRPDVNIFSYECVVAATNNFSLESKLGEGGFGSVYMGTMLTGQKVAIKRLSKISRQGIIEFKNELILISKLQHTNLVKLLGCCILKEERMLIYEYMPNKSLDYFLFDSSRSKLLDWKKRFNIIEGIAQGLIYLHKYSRLKVIHRDLKASNILLDESMNPKISDFGMARIFNQNKLEANTTRIVGTYGYMSPEYAKEGLFSIKSDVYSFGVLMLEIVSGRRSNSFHRADHVLNLVGYAWDLWKEGEGLELIDPTIRDSCNEYQVLRCIHISLLCVEDDAIDRPTISNMLSMLTNDSSQLPLPKKPAFSIGKKTIVANISKKESEVYTVNGLSISDMDAR; from the exons atgaataacatCGTTCAAATTATCAGATTAGTTTTCGTGCTCTTCTTCCCATGCCTGCCGACTCTTCATGCTCTACCATGGATATATGTACCATCTGCGGAGATGTCTTCTGCGGGTGACAGTCTCAATCCTGGTGACACGCTCAATTTCTCAACATACATAGTTTCTGCTAAAAGGACATTCGCTTTGGGGTTCTTCAAGCGGATCGAGAGTGCTACTCAAAATTCCTACTTGGCAATATCAGAGATAGCTGATCAAAGTAGAGGTTTCAATCTTTTTGTGTGGTTTGGCAGTCGAGTCAATCCTATTGTTAACAACTCGGGCATGCTTACCTTGGACAACAAGGGAACATTGAAAGTTGTTCATCAAGGCGGCGATCCCATACTTCTATTCTCTGCTCCTCAACCTACTGTAAACACAGTCGCTACCCTTTTGGATTCTGGCAATTTTATCTTGAAAGAAGTGCACTTGAATGGATCTTTGAAACAGGTGTTATGGCAGAGTTTCGATTATCTTGCTGACACGCTTTTGCCTGGAATGAAATTAGGGGTCAACTACAGAACTGGTCAAACGTGGTCACTCACTTCATGGTTAACTGAGCACATCCCAGTTCCAGGGGCTTTCACCCTTGAATGGGACCCCAATGGACTTGAATTGGTCATTAAGCAAAGAGGGGTGGTTCATTGGAAAAGTGGGGTCTTGAGAGACAACCAATTTGAGAACATTTCACCAGATATAACATCTATGTATGAGTTCAACGTTGTTTCAAATCAGGATGAACAATCCTTCTCTTTCATGTATAAAAATCAAAGTCAGAAATTGCAGTACTGGTTGCTTTTGTCAATCGGCCAATTGCAGGATGATGTCCAAGCAGCCATAGCACGAGCAGATAAATGTGATGGCTATAACATTGATGGGGGATGTCAGAGGTGGAACCAGCCAGTGTGTAGGCATCATGGAGACACACTTGTTCTTAATCGTGGTCATTTTGTGTCTGAATATGATTCGAGCTCTTATATTTCAGATGCAAATCTTGGCTTCAGTGATTGTGAAGCCACTTGCTGGGGCAACTGCAGCTGTGTCGCTTTTAATAATCTGTTTGAAAATAGCACTGGATGCAAATTTTGGACAAATATTTCCAACTTCGTTGCGAACGACTGGCCATATTCAGAACTTGTCTATATTCTATCACCAATAAAGCCTTCTCACAGTG GAAAAGAGAAGTGGATATGGATTGGCACTGGAATCACCTTTGCATTTGTAATTTTAGCCTGTATAGTGTGTTATCtactaagaaagaaaaaagctgTACTTCAAG GGAATAAAGGAACAGATGAAGAAATGGAATTGTTTAATTTAGTGACTACAGATAGATCTATTGATGTGAATGAGGTTCCAAATGATAGAAAGAAGAGGCCTGATGTAAATATATTTAGCTACGAATGTGTTGTGGCTGCCACAAACAACTTCTCACTAGAAAGTAAGCTTGGAGAAGGGGGCTTTGGATCTGTTTATATG GGAACAATGTTAACAGGTCAAAAAGTAGCAATAAAGCGGCTATCAAAAATTTCACGGCAAGGAATAATTGAGTTCAAAAATGAGTTGATACTCATTTCTAAACTACAACACACAAATCTTGTTAAGCTTCTAGGTTGCTGcattttaaaagaagaaaggatgCTAATCTATGAATACATGCCCAACAAAAGCTTGGACTACTTCCTATTTG ATTCAAGTAGAAGCAAGCTATTAGATTGGAAGAAACGTTTTAACATAATTGAAGGAATTGCTCAAGGATTGATCTATCTCCATAAATATTCAAGGTTAAAAGTAATTCATAGAGATTTAAAAGCCAGTAACATACTCCTTGATGAAAGTATGAATCCGAAGATCTCTGATTTTGGTATGGCAagaattttcaatcaaaataaattggAAGCAAATACTACTAGAATTGTTGGGACATA TGGATACATGTCCCCTGAGTATGCTAAGGAGGGCTTATTCTCTATAAAATCTGATGTTTATAGCTTTGGAGTCTTAATGCTTGAAATCGTGAGTGGTAGAAGAAGCAACAGCTTCCATCGTGCTGACCATGTTCTAAATCTAGTGGGTTAT gcaTGGGATTTATGGAAAGAAGGTGAAGGACTAGAGTTAATTGATCCAACAATAAGAGATTCATGTAACGAATATCAAGTACTGAGATGCATTCACATCAGTCTATTATGCGTGGAAGATGATGCAATTGATCGGCCTACCATTTCAAATATGCTATCTATGTTGACAAATGATAGTAGTCAATTGCCTTTGCCTAAAAAACCCGCATTTTCTATTGGCAAGAAAACAATTGTGGCAAATATTTCTAAGAAAGAATCAGAAGTTTATACCGTGAATGGCTTGTCCATTTCTGATATGGATGCCCGATAG